The Bacillus sp. F19 DNA segment CTTTAATCGAACCCCCAGCGTCATTAAGACGCGCTTGGATGTACGTTACATTTATGCCACGATCCCCGATTTTAACGATATAACCAGGATATGGAAATTCCGTATGATAAAGCGCTGTCCAAGTTGAGGGACCTACTACCCCATCTGCTTTCAAATGTCTGCGCATTTGAAATTCTTTTACCTTTTTAAGCGTTGTTTGACCAAATATACCATCTACATAAATTGGGACGTTGTTTTTGTTTAGCCGATCTTGCACTTTATGCACATTAGGTCCTCGATCCCCATATTTTATGACATGGCCAGGATATGGGTTGCTTACTGCTTTTATTTCATATGTCGATTGAGTAGACTTAGATGCCTCAGCAATTGTTAAAGGTAGAGTTTGAAATGCAATGATACCAGCTGCTGACAAACATAAAAAGGATTTTTTAAAATTCATAATAATTTCCTCCCTTAAATTTTTTAAAATAAATTTATTACCCCCCTCTATTAATTGGCGGATAATCTTATTATTTATTTTCAATTGTTTAACGAAGTGAAAAAGGAAAAAGTTTCATAATAATACTAACAATCATTATCCTTTTTGAAAAGCTTCCCAATACACCCAAAGCAGCGAACATCAAATTTATCAAAATTTACAAAAATAAGTTTAAAAATAGTGGTAATTCCAATTTTTTGATTGATGTTAATCGCAAAATCGTTACTTTCGGTTAATCAGTCATGGTAATTTAATTTATTGCATAAAAAAAGAGGCCTCCAAAAAGTTATACTTTAGTGACAGCCTCAATGATAACTACTTAGTTATTAGTCTTAGAAATGAAAAGTGACATTTTCAATTTCAGTGTTTTCAACTACTAATCCTTCAATCTTAACCCCTTCTAATTTTATTTCCCTATCGAAACTAACCTTGTCCAGAATAAATAGAAAGTCATTCGCGAATTTTTTAATTGTTTCAATTTTAAACAAATTACTTGCAAATTCAAGTTCGAAAGAAATGTCTTCTTTTCCGTTTTCAACAAATAGTGATAGATCAAATTTAGAAATTTTATTTCTATATTTAATAGGAGTCAATTTTATGTTTCCAATGGTATTCTCGGTGATTTGAACATCTTGAAGAGCAAGCATTGTAGAAAATATAGGGTTTCTTCCTGGCTCTCTCTTTATTTTTAATTTATCTAAGAGCATATCAAACTGATAATCCTGATTATCATACGCTTTAAGCAACTGCTCCTTAACCTCCGTTAAGAACGTCACGAAAGATTTATTCCCATTAGGGAAACTTCTTATTGCAATAGTATTGGCAAACATGCCGATGGTATTTTTTAAATCAGAATGCGTTCGCCCTAAAATAGGCAAACCTACAATAATATCTTGCTGTGAGGAATATTTGGCTAAAAGAATACTAAAAGTTGCCGATAAAACCATAAAAATTGTCGTATCCGTTTCCAAACACAGCTTATCTAAGCGTTGCTTTAATTCCTTTCCTCCTTCAAAAATAAAACGGTCTCCTTCAAAGCTTTGCATGAGTGGTCTAGGGAAATTCGTCGGCATATTCAATACTGGAAGATCTCCTGAAAGTATATCTAACCAATACTCTTCCTGCTTTCTTGCAGCACTAGTTTTCAAAAACTCGTTCTGCCACCCAGCAAAATCTTTATATTGGATACGATTCTTCTGTAACTGCTGTCCTTGATACAACTTTGATAACTCGTTTAACATAATACTGACTGAATATCCATCTGAAATCAAATGGTGCATATCCGTCAGCAGCACATGTTTATCACTACTTAATCGAATGACCATAATTCTGGCCAAAGGTGCTTTGCTTAAGTCAAAAGGCATTATAAATTTATCAACCAAATTAATAAATTCAGCAGTAGGTTCTCCCTTTGAATTTGGAAATAAGTCTCCGTCTAGAACAGAATATTTGATTTCAACTTCCGCATTCTCTTGAATTCGTTGTTTGGGTTCACCTTCGACTACTTCAAAAGAAGTACGTAATGCCTCATGCATCTTTACTATTTCACAAAAAGCTTTTTCTAGTTTATCCAGATCGATTTCGCCCTCTAATAAAGTTGCTCTCGGCATATTGTAACTTGTACCAATCCCCTCCATCTGATGAAGGGTATACAACCTTTTCTGAGCTGATGAAAGTTCATAGTATTCATTGTTTTTTAACGGTTGAAGTGATGAATATATATTTTCTGATGCTTTCTTTACATACTTGCTCATCTCTCTAATTGTTGGTGCTTTGAATGATTCTCGCAGCGGGATATTTACATTAAATTGCTTATGAATCTCAGCCGTTAATAGCATTACTTTCAATGAGTTTCCGCCCATTTCAAAAAATGAGTCATTCACACCAACTTTTTCAACATCAAGGACTTGTTCCCATATTTCTGAAATCTTTTGTTCAACTGAATCGCCAGGAGTTTCGTATTCAACTCTCATTAATGACTCATCGGCAATTTCTGAAAGGGCTTTAACATTTAGTTTTCCGTTCGGGGCCAATGGAATTTTATCCAATTTGATAAAACTGGACGGCATCATGTAGTAAGGGATTTTACTAGAAAGATACTCTCTTATTCCCGATCCATTCTCACCCTCTTTTAACACAATATAGGCACAAAGATCATTGTTACCCTCTTTATCTTCTTTAGCAGCTACAACTGCATCCACTACCGAATCATGCTGCAGGAGTACCGAAGTCACTTCTTCCAGCTCCACTCGATATCCTCGAATTTTCAACTGATTATCCATTCTTCCGAGGAATATAACTTCTCCATCACATGTGAATCTGCCTAAGTCCCCAGTTTTATACAATTTGATTTTTTCATGGTCAAGAAATGAACCTTCAATAAACTTGCCGGTATTCAGTTCAGTTTGATTCAGATATCCTTCTGTCAATCCTACTCCGGCAATACAGATTTCTCCGGTTACTCCGATTGGCACAGGTTTCTGATGCTTATCAAGGATGAATATTTTTACGTTATCGATCGGTTTTCCAATGACCGTTCCCTGAGATAATGGATTAAGTTTTGCAAAATCGATCTTTTGGGCTATAGAGCCGATAGTAGTTTCCGTTGGCCCATAATGATTCATTACTTCAGTATTAGGGTACAAACTGTTAAATTTCTCGATATCAATAGCTTTCATTTCTTCTCCACCCAAGACCACCAGCCTTAACACCATACGGTTTTTGTCTTTCTCAATCAAGCTGTTGTTCAATAGGTGGGTGAATAGTGAAGGAGTCAGTTTTATAAAACTTATCTTCTGATCTTTTAAATACGTTAGAAGAGATTCTGGAACTGTAAAACATTTCTTTGGAGCTAAGTGCAGTTCACACCCATTCAATAATGCCGTATAAAAACTCGTATATCCTAAATCAAATGCAAAGGAAGATAACAGCATTGTTTTATCGCTATAAGTTATATTCACTTCTCGTGTAAACCATGAAATGTAATTGACCAAGCTTTGATTTTTGATTGGTACTCCTTTCGGAGTGCCAGTAGTACCAGAAGTATAAATGATGTATATTGGGTCATCAAATGTACTAATATCTACTGGGTTTGAAGTATCTTCAGAAAGTAAATCTTTATTTTCCAATACCATAACCCTACCAGAATAGACATTGGAGGTTAACAAATGAGACTGAATCAATAGAGCAATGGAACCACTAGATTCAAGCATAAAATTTATACGTTCATCTGGAAACTCGGGATCAATGGGCAGATAAGTTGCTCCACTTTTAATAATCCCCCATAGTCCAACAACCATTTCAATAGAAGGCTCCGCCAAAAGACCAATCACAGTATTCGGTCTTGCGCCCTTCTTAATCAAGTACTTAGCCAGTTGATTCGCTTTCTCGTTTAATTCCTTATAAGTCAGCTTCCTGTGACCAAACACTACAGCAGTACGATAAGGGTGTTTTACAACTTGTTCTTCAAATATACTTTTGATGGTTTTTTCTTTTGGGAACAGGGTACCAGCTTCATTAAAATCCATTATTATATTTTTTTCTTCTGTTGTTACTAGGTCAATCTCCCCGATTGAAATAGTGATGTCATCTGCGATAGTTTCGATAATTTTTACAAAGTGTTTAGCCATTCGTTCAATTGTATCTCTGCGAAACAAACCAGTACTGTATTCAAAAACAAAGTGAAGTTTACCTTTCTGTTCGGTTGCTTTAAGCTCCAAGTCAAATTTAGTCGTTCGATTGGTATATTCATATGGTGTGATCTCAAAATCATCAATTTGGGCCTTTGCCCCATCTACGTTTTCAAATGCAAACATAACATCAAACAAGGGATGACGGTTTAAACTCTTTCGTAATTGTAATTTATCAACTAGCATCTCAAATGAGTATTCTTGATGTTCAAGAGCTTGAACTGTTTGATCGGCTACTTCTTTCACAAAGTTTTCAAGCGTCATTTCGGA contains these protein-coding regions:
- a CDS encoding peptidoglycan-binding protein; protein product: MNFKKSFLCLSAAGIIAFQTLPLTIAEASKSTQSTYEIKAVSNPYPGHVIKYGDRGPNVHKVQDRLNKNNVPIYVDGIFGQTTLKKVKEFQMRRHLKADGVVGPSTWTALYHTEFPYPGYIVKIGDRGINVTYIQARLNDAGGSIKVDGIFGPNTQQKVKEFQKKYGLKVDGIVGPETWDILFNYEE